In Pithys albifrons albifrons isolate INPA30051 chromosome 8, PitAlb_v1, whole genome shotgun sequence, a single window of DNA contains:
- the RALB gene encoding ras-related protein Ral-B: protein MAASKSKNQSSLALHKVIMVGSGGVGKSALTLQFMYDEFVEDYEPTKADSYRKKVVLDGEEVQIDILDTAGQEDYAAIRDNYFRSGEGFLLVFSITEHESFTATAEFREQILRVKAEEDKIPLLVVGNKSDLEERRQVPVEEARSKAEEWGVQYVETSAKTRANVDKVFFDLMREIRAKKMSENKDKNGKKSGKNKKSFKERCCLL, encoded by the exons ATGGCTGCCAGCAAGAGCAAGAACCAGAGTTCCTTGGCCCTCCATAAAGTAATTATGGTTGGCAGTGGAGGTGTGGGCAAATCTGCACTCACACTTCAATTTATGTATGATGAG TTTGTAGAAGACTATGAACCTACCAAGGCTGACAGCTACAGAAAGAAAGTCGTTCTGGATGGTGAGGAAGTTCAGATAGACATTCTGgacacagcaggacaggaggatTATGCAGCTATCAGAGATAACTATTTCCGCAGTGGGGAAGGTTTTCTTCTAGTCTTTTCAATAACAGAGCATGAATCCTTCACAGCAACAGCAGAGTTTCG GGAACAGATCCTGCGTGTGAAGGCTGAAGAGGATAAAATTCCTTTGCTGGTAGTGGGAAACAAATCTGACTTGGAAGAGCGCAGACAAGTGCCTGTAGAAGAGGCCAGAAGTAAGGCAGAGGAATGGGGTGTGCAGTACGTAGAAACCTCTGCCAAAACTAGAGCAAATGTAGATAAG GTATTCTTTGATTTAATGAGAGAAAtaagagcaaagaaaatgtcagaaaacaaagacaagaaTGGCAAGAAAAGTGGCAAGAACAAGAAAAGCTTTAAAGAAAGATGTTGCTTACTGTGA